The Sesamum indicum cultivar Zhongzhi No. 13 linkage group LG2, S_indicum_v1.0, whole genome shotgun sequence genome contains a region encoding:
- the LOC105155860 gene encoding transcription factor MYB98-like — translation MRSILVAPFQPSLLMEVGGENSLYGSFQSHSNSWLEPISPPFTAMDSVLWAQNNLSHQQLLNTVVNHPPPFFYPNAYSYFPTGGGFPDFTTQVDTGLVRGILLLDLNSNSYVVNSTLDESLNGVDNTETDGSTDNRVKGQWTDNEDSKLVKLVTKYGCRKWAVVAKQMVGRIGKQCRERWHNHLRPNIKKDQLWTEEEEKLIIEAHELVGNKWAEIAKFVPGRTENSIKNHWNATKRKQTSKRRLKKPEKLNGITLSTVLEDYIKKKYFNNGSTSTNPNPGPTVAAPNNPASTTAVVVPGNQSVQDNSSPPLISTPDDHDDESLAYMTFDQEAINEEMDFMKNLFGNNNYSNLNNSQNGNFSVPTQTFEAQLPVENMGNIGFFGFFLYRLVGFFRRI, via the exons ATGAGATCCATTCTGGTTGCCCCTTTCCAACCCTCTCTTCTCATGGAAGTTGGAGGAGAAAATTCCCTCTATGGGAGCTTTCAAAGCCATTCCAATTCTTGGCTTGAACCAATTAGCCCTCCATTCACTGCCATGGACAGTGTCTTGTGGGCTCAAAACAACCTCTCTCACCAGCAATTGCTCAACACCGTGGTAAATCATCCACCACCCTTCTTTTATCCCAATGCCTACTCTTATTTTCCGACCGGTGGAGGGTTTCCTGACTTCACTACACAAGTTGACACAGGTTTAGTGAGAGGAATACTTCTCCTTGATCTTAACTCAAACTCTTATGTTGTGAATTCAACTCTTGATGAGAGTTTGAATGGAGTTGACAACACAGAGACTGATGGCTCTACTGACAATAGGGTCAAGGGTCAGTGGACAGATAATGAAGACAG CAAACTGGTTAAGTTGGTGACAAAATATGGATGCAGAAAATGGGCTGTGGTAGCTAAACAGATGGTGGGGAGGATCGGAAAACAATGTCGCGAGCGCTGGCATAATCATTTGCGTCCAAATATCAAG AAAGATCAACTTTGgactgaagaagaagagaagctGATAATCGAAGCCCACGAGTTGGTCGGAAATAAATGGGCAGAAATAGCCAAATTTGTTCCAGGGAGAACCGAGAACTCAATCAAGAATCACTGGAATGCCACCAAAAGAAAGCAGACATCAAAGAGAAGGCTCAAGAAACCGGAAAAGCTAAACGGGATAACTCTGTCCACTGTCTTGGAGGACTACATCAAGAAGAAGTACTTCAACAATGGATCAACCTCCACCAACCCCAACCCCGGACCTACTGTTGCTGCGCCTAACAATCCGGCATCAACCACTGCTGTTGTCGTCCCAGGGAATCAATCAGTGCAGGATAATAGCAGTCCTCCCCTCATTTCTACCCCTGATGATCATGATGACGAGTCGTTGGCTTATATGACATTCGATCAGGAGGCAATCAATGAGGAGATGGACTTCATGAAAAATCTATTTGGGAACAACAACTATTCCAATTTGAACAATTCTCAAAATGGCAATTTCTCGGTCCCCACTCAGACGTTCGAGGCTCAGCTGCCTGTGGAGAATATGGGAAATATCggcttttttggtttttttctaTATCGGCTTGTTGGCTTCTTCCGAAGAATTTAA